A DNA window from bacterium contains the following coding sequences:
- a CDS encoding deoxynucleoside kinase: MTRPRYIVVEGPIGVGKSSLVRKLGERLDARMIFEQVEENPFLSVFYRDPRKYAFQTQLFFLLSRYQQQRELSQQDLFAQSTVSDYVFAKDKIFAYLNLGEHELALYEKVYRMLEVEIVKPDLTIFLVAHPKILLKRVRMRNLPYERRLGLEYLEQLTNAYSRFFFAYDESPLLVVNTSDIDFVNNPEHFQALLHEIDHHEKGVKHFIPLGSG; this comes from the coding sequence ATGACGCGGCCACGCTACATCGTTGTCGAAGGTCCGATCGGCGTCGGAAAGTCGAGCCTCGTGCGCAAGCTCGGGGAGCGGCTGGACGCGCGAATGATTTTCGAGCAGGTGGAAGAAAATCCGTTTCTGTCGGTGTTTTACCGCGACCCGAGGAAATACGCGTTTCAGACGCAGCTCTTTTTCCTCCTGTCGCGCTACCAGCAGCAGCGGGAACTTTCGCAGCAGGACCTTTTCGCGCAGAGCACCGTCAGCGACTACGTTTTCGCCAAGGACAAGATCTTCGCGTATCTGAACCTGGGCGAGCACGAGCTTGCGCTGTACGAAAAGGTGTACCGCATGCTGGAGGTCGAGATCGTCAAACCCGATCTCACGATCTTCCTTGTGGCGCACCCGAAGATTCTGCTCAAACGGGTCCGGATGCGGAATCTGCCTTACGAGAGACGGCTTGGCCTTGAATACCTCGAGCAATTGACGAATGCGTACAGCCGATTTTTCTTCGCGTACGACGAAAGTCCGCTGCTTGTGGTGAACACGTCGGATATCGATTTCGTGAACAACCCGGAGCATTTCCAGGCCCTGCTTCACGAGATCGATCATCACGAAAAGGGCGTGAAACACTTTATTCCGCTTGGATCCGGCTAG
- the panC gene encoding pantoate--beta-alanine ligase — MARTKEHIAPRVIENPREMRAISEAIRRDGRTIAFVPTMGYLHDGHRALLAEARKRGDVLVMSVFVNPTQFAPTEDLKDYPRDFARDAIMAGEEGVDIIFHPSPEAMYPTGFLTEVRVREMSGVLCGVSRPTHFAGVATVVCKLFNVVRPHIAVFGEKDYQQLQVIRRMVEDLDMDVEIKAWPTVREADGLAMSSRNVYLSAEERTQATALFRALRAAGDCVDSGERNANAILNLVRGVLDEATRGTLDYAELRRLPNLEPAGDRIVGPTLLALAMKFGRARLIDNIVLLRDEPKG, encoded by the coding sequence ATGGCGCGTACGAAGGAACATATCGCCCCGCGCGTGATCGAAAATCCGCGCGAGATGCGCGCGATCTCCGAGGCGATCCGCCGCGACGGGCGGACCATCGCGTTCGTGCCGACGATGGGCTATCTGCACGACGGCCATCGCGCGCTCCTGGCTGAGGCGCGCAAGCGCGGCGACGTGCTCGTGATGAGCGTGTTCGTCAATCCGACGCAGTTCGCGCCGACCGAGGATCTGAAGGACTACCCGCGCGATTTCGCGCGCGACGCGATCATGGCCGGCGAGGAAGGCGTGGACATCATCTTCCACCCGTCACCCGAGGCCATGTATCCGACGGGATTTCTCACCGAGGTGCGCGTTCGCGAGATGTCCGGGGTGCTTTGCGGCGTATCGCGGCCGACGCATTTCGCGGGCGTGGCGACGGTGGTCTGCAAGCTGTTCAATGTTGTGCGGCCGCACATCGCGGTGTTCGGGGAAAAGGATTACCAGCAGCTTCAGGTCATCCGTCGGATGGTCGAAGACCTGGATATGGACGTCGAGATCAAGGCGTGGCCGACGGTGCGCGAGGCGGACGGGCTGGCGATGAGCAGCCGCAACGTCTATCTGTCGGCCGAGGAACGCACGCAGGCGACGGCGCTTTTTCGCGCGCTTCGGGCGGCCGGCGATTGCGTCGATTCCGGCGAACGGAACGCGAACGCGATCCTGAATCTCGTGCGCGGCGTGCTTGACGAAGCGACGCGGGGGACGTTGGATTACGCGGAACTTCGCCGGCTTCCAAATCTGGAGCCGGCCGGGGACCGCATCGTGGGACCGACGCTGCTTGCGCTCGCGATGAAATTCGGGCGCGCGCGGCTGATCGATAACATCGTGCTGCTCCGAGACGAGCCGAAGGGATAA
- a CDS encoding aspartate 1-decarboxylase encodes MKRIMLKSKLHRATVTQADVDYEGSIAIDENLLEAADILPYEKVAVWDVTNGSRFETYAIEEKRGSGCICVNGAAARLVKPGDKIIIASFVEVEDAEAKAFVPRLVFMNDDNTIKTLDRTEYKSAS; translated from the coding sequence ATGAAACGGATCATGCTCAAGAGCAAATTGCACCGCGCCACCGTGACGCAGGCGGACGTGGACTACGAAGGCTCGATCGCGATCGACGAGAATCTTCTGGAAGCCGCGGACATTCTGCCTTACGAGAAGGTCGCGGTGTGGGATGTCACCAACGGCTCGCGCTTCGAGACGTATGCGATCGAGGAGAAACGCGGGTCTGGGTGCATCTGCGTCAACGGGGCCGCCGCCCGGCTCGTGAAACCCGGCGACAAGATCATCATCGCGTCGTTCGTCGAGGTCGAGGACGCCGAGGCGAAAGCCTTCGTGCCCAGGCTCGTGTTCATGAACGACGATAACACGATCAAGACGCTCGATCGGACGGAGTACAAATCGGCGTCGTAG